From the genome of Campylobacter sp. MIT 99-7217, one region includes:
- the thrS gene encoding threonine--tRNA ligase: protein MKDIIAYKDSDKIIDTQSIGSYSNSNNYEPIYFSNDEASLEVIRHSCAHLMAQAIKSLYPEAKFFVGPVIEDGFYYDFRVSHKISQEDLEKIEKKMKELAEAKINIEKYSISKEEAKAKFKDDDLKQEVMLRIPEGQVGIYKQAEFEDLCRGPHVPNTKYLRFFKLTRIAGAYLGGDEKREMLTRIYGTAFADKESLKEYLFVMEEAKKRDHRKLGNELKLFTFDEQIGGGLPLWLNAGARMRSKLEHILYKIHRLRGYEPVRGPELLKAEAWKISGHYENYKENMYFTQIDEQEYGIKPMNCVGHLKIYQSELRSYRDLPIKYFEYGVVHRHEKSGVLHGLFRVREFTQDDAHIFCMPSQIKELVLEILDFVSSLMKAFGFSYEMEISTKPQKAIGSDEIWEQATRALKEALDEQGLKYGIDEGGGAFYGPKIDIKITDALKRKWQCGTVQVDFNLPERFELEYSAADNSRQRPVMLHRAILGSFERFIGILTEHCAGEFPFFIAPTQVGIVPISEAHLAYAKEIKKELLFMGVDSEIYDKNESLAKKIRTAEKQKLPMILVLGDEEVAKKSVALRDRRAKEQKNLSLAEFLTLVKEKLNEVHF, encoded by the coding sequence ATGAAAGACATCATCGCTTACAAAGATAGTGATAAAATCATCGATACACAAAGCATAGGCTCTTACAGCAATTCTAATAACTACGAACCCATTTATTTTAGCAATGATGAAGCAAGTCTTGAGGTGATCCGCCATTCTTGCGCACATTTGATGGCACAAGCCATTAAAAGCTTGTATCCTGAGGCTAAATTTTTCGTGGGTCCTGTGATAGAAGATGGCTTTTATTATGATTTTAGGGTTTCGCACAAGATCAGCCAAGAGGATTTAGAAAAAATCGAAAAAAAGATGAAAGAGCTAGCCGAAGCTAAGATAAACATCGAAAAATACAGCATTAGCAAGGAAGAAGCTAAGGCTAAATTTAAAGATGATGATTTAAAGCAAGAGGTTATGCTTCGCATTCCTGAAGGGCAAGTTGGCATTTATAAACAAGCTGAATTTGAGGATCTTTGTCGCGGTCCTCATGTGCCAAATACAAAATATTTAAGATTTTTCAAGCTTACAAGGATAGCAGGGGCTTATCTTGGAGGCGATGAAAAAAGAGAAATGCTTACAAGAATTTACGGCACAGCCTTTGCGGATAAAGAAAGCTTAAAAGAATACCTTTTTGTCATGGAAGAAGCCAAAAAAAGAGATCATAGAAAGCTTGGAAATGAGCTTAAGCTTTTTACTTTTGATGAACAAATTGGCGGAGGTTTGCCGCTTTGGCTAAATGCTGGAGCAAGAATGCGTTCAAAGCTTGAGCATATTTTGTATAAAATTCACCGCTTAAGAGGCTATGAGCCTGTTCGTGGTCCTGAGCTTTTAAAGGCTGAGGCTTGGAAAATCAGCGGTCATTATGAAAATTATAAAGAAAATATGTATTTTACTCAAATTGATGAGCAAGAATACGGCATTAAGCCCATGAACTGCGTGGGTCATCTTAAAATTTATCAAAGCGAGCTTAGGAGTTACCGCGATCTTCCTATAAAATACTTTGAATACGGCGTGGTTCATCGCCACGAAAAAAGCGGGGTCTTGCACGGACTTTTTAGGGTGCGTGAATTCACTCAAGATGATGCACATATTTTTTGTATGCCAAGCCAGATTAAAGAGCTTGTGCTTGAAATTTTAGACTTTGTAAGTTCCTTGATGAAAGCCTTTGGCTTTAGCTATGAAATGGAAATTTCAACCAAGCCTCAAAAGGCTATAGGAAGTGATGAAATTTGGGAGCAAGCTACAAGGGCTTTAAAAGAAGCTCTTGATGAGCAGGGGCTTAAATACGGCATTGATGAGGGTGGCGGCGCTTTTTATGGTCCTAAAATTGATATAAAAATCACAGACGCACTAAAAAGAAAATGGCAGTGTGGCACGGTGCAAGTTGATTTTAACTTGCCTGAACGCTTTGAGCTTGAATACAGCGCAGCTGATAATTCAAGACAAAGACCTGTCATGCTTCACAGAGCTATTTTAGGTTCTTTTGAACGCTTTATAGGCATTTTGACAGAACACTGTGCTGGGGAGTTTCCTTTTTTCATAGCACCTACTCAGGTGGGTATCGTGCCTATTAGCGAGGCTCATTTGGCTTATGCAAAGGAGATTAAAAAAGAGCTTTTGTTTATGGGCGTAGATAGTGAAATTTATGATAAAAATGAAAGTTTGGCTAAGAAAATCCGCACAGCTGAAAAGCAAAAACTGCCGATGATCTTGGTTTTAGGCGATGAGGAAGTGGCTAAAAAAAGCGTTGCTTTAAGGGATAGAAGGGCTAAGGAACAAAAAAATCTTAGCTTAGCTGAGTTTTTAACTTTAGTAAAGGAGAAATTAAATGAGGTGCATTTTTGA
- the aroC gene encoding chorismate synthase has product MNTFGTRLKFTSFGESHGKAVGCVIDGIPAGLKFDFDFLQAELDKRRPGLNKFATQRKESDEALVLSGVFDGICTGSPIAIVVYNENQHSKDYENIKDIFRPSHADFTYFHKYGVRDYRGGGRASARESVARVAAGAVAAMLLKEFDISVLSGVFGVGTCVSALKNEEFDFENASKSEIFALDTNLEEKFKEEILNARNAKDSVGASVFTRVKNLKKGLGEPLYDKLESKLAHALMGINAVKAVEIGEGINSSRLRASQNNDLMRDNTFLSNHSGGLQGGLSNGEDIELKTYFKPTPSIFLPQESSNLYGENVICELKGRHDPCVGVRGSVVVNAMVRLVVADCLLLHASANLANLKKIYGN; this is encoded by the coding sequence ATGAATACCTTTGGAACGAGGCTTAAATTTACAAGTTTTGGAGAATCACACGGAAAGGCAGTAGGTTGCGTGATTGATGGCATTCCTGCTGGGCTTAAATTTGACTTTGATTTTTTGCAAGCTGAGCTTGATAAAAGAAGACCCGGGCTTAATAAATTTGCCACACAAAGAAAGGAAAGTGATGAAGCTTTGGTTTTAAGTGGGGTTTTTGATGGGATTTGCACGGGTTCGCCCATAGCTATCGTTGTTTATAATGAAAACCAGCACTCCAAAGACTATGAAAATATCAAGGATATTTTTCGTCCCTCACATGCGGATTTTACTTATTTTCATAAATATGGCGTTAGGGATTATAGAGGTGGTGGGCGTGCAAGTGCTAGAGAAAGTGTAGCTAGAGTAGCAGCTGGAGCTGTAGCAGCCATGCTTTTAAAAGAATTTGATATCAGCGTTTTGAGTGGGGTTTTTGGGGTTGGAACTTGTGTTTCAGCCTTGAAAAATGAAGAATTTGACTTTGAAAACGCAAGCAAAAGCGAAATTTTTGCTCTTGATACGAATTTAGAAGAAAAATTTAAAGAAGAAATTTTAAATGCAAGAAATGCTAAAGATAGCGTAGGTGCGAGTGTTTTTACAAGGGTAAAAAATTTAAAAAAAGGACTTGGAGAGCCTTTATATGATAAGCTTGAAAGTAAGCTAGCTCACGCTTTAATGGGGATAAATGCCGTAAAAGCTGTAGAAATAGGCGAGGGCATAAACTCAAGTCGCCTTAGAGCCTCTCAAAATAATGACTTGATGAGGGATAATACCTTTTTAAGCAATCACTCAGGAGGCTTGCAAGGGGGCTTAAGTAACGGCGAAGATATAGAGCTTAAGACTTATTTTAAGCCTACACCCTCGATATTTTTACCTCAAGAAAGTTCAAATTTATACGGCGAAAATGTCATCTGCGAGCTAAAAGGCAGACACGATCCTTGTGTGGGAGTAAGAGGAAGCGTTGTTGTGAATGCTATGGTGCGTTTGGTGGTGGCTGATTGCCTGCTTTTGCATGCAAGTGCAAATTTAGCAAATCTTAAGAAAATTTATGGAAATTAA
- the cutA gene encoding divalent-cation tolerance protein CutA: MKIRIIKTTFSSKEEAEKITQILLEKRLVACVQSSKIKSSYLWQNKLCHDKEILLSIKTTKRLCKEVKRLIIKLHSYETPQILTLKPKKANKAYKIWLESVLNKE; this comes from the coding sequence ATGAAAATTCGTATCATAAAAACAACTTTTTCAAGCAAAGAAGAAGCAGAGAAAATCACTCAAATTTTACTTGAAAAACGCCTTGTAGCTTGCGTTCAAAGCAGTAAAATCAAAAGTTCTTATCTGTGGCAAAACAAACTTTGTCATGATAAAGAAATATTACTTAGCATAAAGACAACAAAAAGGCTTTGCAAGGAAGTAAAAAGGCTTATCATAAAACTTCATTCTTATGAAACGCCTCAAATTCTTACACTCAAGCCAAAAAAAGCAAATAAGGCTTATAAAATTTGGCTTGAAAGCGTGCTTAACAAAGAATAA